A stretch of Kaistella flava (ex Peng et al. 2021) DNA encodes these proteins:
- a CDS encoding RagB/SusD family nutrient uptake outer membrane protein — protein MKKLSILLLACGLFLTSCNRALEAESVASLDANSPLSTGDVDKLLTGAYKRIMEPSGYPYFSIMATEVMADNYKPVKFQFIQLQYLFEHVVPPGDILLSYYYKDFYTAISRANTIIKVPSASATQIGKAKYVRALSYLRLYDLYEGVPLVDENTVPGPIAASSGAQVLDFIIADLKAAKGSIEPFNASNASLVQLTPTKEAAQALLARVLRMKGDINAAGIEAEELINSGKFSIANNPSNNDSEVILKFAGNRAEENGSWGWIMSYDAKTWNCFAAADDLLALLGTNDTRKTLFDIAEAPATGGFTFSNKYSPNDDSDLLISRIPEMYLISAEAGNTARLTELQSIRKSNLSLDNERRLELSFEWVRWEDLKLKGEKYKLPFPQGAMDANDLLH, from the coding sequence ATGAAAAAACTAAGTATATTATTATTGGCATGTGGTCTATTTTTAACCTCATGTAATAGAGCACTAGAAGCGGAATCTGTTGCGTCACTTGATGCAAATTCACCGCTTTCGACAGGGGATGTTGACAAATTGTTGACAGGAGCTTACAAAAGAATTATGGAGCCAAGTGGTTATCCTTATTTCAGCATTATGGCTACTGAAGTGATGGCTGATAACTACAAACCAGTTAAATTTCAATTCATTCAGCTTCAGTATTTATTCGAACATGTAGTACCTCCGGGAGATATCTTGTTAAGTTATTATTACAAAGATTTCTATACCGCGATCTCAAGAGCGAATACTATTATTAAAGTACCTTCTGCTTCAGCTACACAAATTGGTAAAGCGAAATATGTACGAGCACTTTCGTACCTTAGACTTTATGACTTATATGAAGGAGTTCCTCTTGTTGATGAAAATACGGTTCCAGGACCTATTGCAGCGAGTTCAGGTGCTCAAGTATTAGATTTTATTATTGCTGATTTGAAAGCAGCAAAAGGAAGTATTGAGCCATTCAACGCATCTAATGCTTCTTTAGTTCAGTTAACACCAACCAAGGAGGCTGCTCAAGCTCTTTTGGCAAGGGTTCTAAGAATGAAAGGAGATATTAATGCTGCGGGTATAGAAGCTGAAGAGCTTATTAATAGCGGGAAATTTAGTATTGCTAATAATCCTAGTAATAATGATTCTGAAGTAATTCTAAAATTTGCTGGTAACAGAGCTGAAGAAAACGGATCTTGGGGATGGATCATGAGTTATGATGCTAAAACATGGAACTGTTTCGCAGCGGCTGATGATTTATTGGCTTTATTGGGAACAAATGATACAAGAAAGACTTTGTTTGATATCGCGGAAGCGCCTGCAACAGGAGGTTTTACTTTTTCAAACAAATATAGTCCTAATGATGATTCTGATCTCTTGATTTCTAGAATTCCAGAAATGTATTTAATTTCTGCAGAAGCAGGAAATACAGCAAGATTAACAGAATTGCAAAGTATCCGTAAATCAAACCTTTCATTAGATAACGAAAGAAGACTTGAATTATCTTTCGAATGGGTAAGATGGGAAGACTTGAAACTTAAAGGTGAAAAATATAAATTACCTTTCCCTCAAGGAGCAATGGATGCAAATGATTTATTGCATTAA
- a CDS encoding SusC/RagA family TonB-linked outer membrane protein, with translation MNIKLRVLTVGVLFFTGQAVMAQKDSTKVKDIEEVVLVGYGAQKKSDVTGAIATVKADVLQEQPVASVEQALQGKASGVQVVSTGGRAGNNTKISIRGNGSLSASNNPLYIIDGVPQENLGNLSSEDIVSMQILKDAASSAIYGSRASNGVVIVETKSGKYNSKPSVTFNTSYGIQEIIKRPDLLNGDQYKQVHDVARQNYLNDIASGTLAYPAAGSPGELALNNPMAATGINTNWLDQVLRTGAITNNQLGFTAGNENSKVYLSISNVSQEGIINKDDYQVTRLRLNVEQKMTDKFKIGINSYYTQSEATPIADDNNTYQPYSNAINAAPNKAVYGADGKINRNMSTNNPLFAFERDVTDKWQRVGANFFVIYNPIKDLTLKTSISGNLNINRYNRFDAPNTRRGEKAGVPWGYGYYSTENNRDYLIENTATYNKKFVDGKLNVNIVAGQSFQNWQYEDSFVQGENFPSNDLKWLVSAATINNGRSYMNEMSLASFFGRAQFNWDNRYNLMLSTRYDGSSKFTQDNRWGNFPAASIGWTVSNESFFNVPVINELKFRASYGFTGNQTGIPFSAGLNLISAGENHNQNPGMAVTDLFDPTRKWEKGESMDAGMDLSMFNRRVNLNVDVYNKTTNDLLYRIPVNQETGYLNMLTNVGSINNKGIEVTLDTKLIKADKFSWDFGANFSYNKNVVETIGTKSGQFTTGFASIVKEGESLGSFYLLEAVGVASEKYEYKDKTGKVTKVVQAGDMIYRDINGDGIIDSNDRQVFSGGIAPMYGGISTRISYGMIDLSANAQYSIGKKVYAMYKEKQVGGAAVGYPSFSENMLGEQMNYWTPENMDTNVPRPHYASVISAWNNQRSTRFLEDADYLRITDITLGVNLPKEQLGFIKSMRIYAQVRNPFTFTKYSGVDPETYYVDQAVKGSQNSADTTKISSGVDSNGIPNVKIYSLGMNINF, from the coding sequence ATGAATATTAAATTAAGAGTGTTAACTGTAGGTGTTCTGTTCTTTACAGGCCAAGCAGTAATGGCGCAGAAAGACTCAACCAAGGTTAAGGATATCGAAGAGGTAGTTCTTGTTGGTTATGGTGCGCAAAAAAAGTCAGATGTTACAGGTGCAATTGCAACCGTAAAGGCAGATGTTTTACAAGAACAACCTGTTGCTTCTGTTGAGCAGGCTCTTCAAGGAAAGGCTTCTGGAGTTCAAGTTGTAAGTACAGGTGGTAGAGCTGGTAATAATACCAAAATTAGTATTAGAGGAAATGGATCACTAAGTGCTTCCAATAATCCTTTATATATTATAGATGGTGTTCCTCAGGAAAACTTAGGGAATTTATCTTCTGAAGATATTGTAAGCATGCAAATCTTGAAAGATGCGGCGTCAAGCGCAATTTATGGATCACGTGCATCTAACGGTGTTGTTATTGTAGAAACCAAGTCTGGGAAATATAATAGTAAACCGTCAGTAACTTTCAATACTTCTTATGGTATTCAGGAAATTATTAAAAGACCTGATTTATTAAATGGAGATCAGTACAAACAAGTTCATGATGTTGCAAGACAGAATTACTTGAATGATATTGCTAGTGGAACATTGGCTTATCCTGCTGCTGGTTCTCCAGGTGAATTGGCTTTAAATAATCCAATGGCTGCAACAGGGATTAATACCAATTGGTTGGATCAAGTTCTGAGAACAGGAGCAATTACGAATAATCAATTAGGTTTTACAGCGGGTAATGAAAACTCGAAAGTGTATTTGTCAATTTCAAATGTAAGTCAAGAAGGTATTATCAACAAAGATGATTACCAAGTGACGAGATTAAGATTGAATGTTGAGCAAAAGATGACTGATAAATTTAAAATCGGCATTAATTCATATTATACTCAGTCAGAAGCAACACCAATTGCTGATGATAATAACACGTACCAGCCTTATAGCAATGCAATTAACGCAGCACCTAATAAAGCAGTATATGGAGCTGATGGTAAAATCAACAGGAATATGAGTACCAATAACCCATTATTTGCTTTTGAAAGAGATGTAACTGATAAATGGCAGAGAGTTGGAGCTAATTTTTTTGTAATTTATAATCCAATCAAAGATTTAACTTTAAAAACCTCCATTAGTGGGAATCTTAATATAAATAGATACAACAGATTCGATGCACCCAATACTAGAAGAGGTGAAAAGGCTGGAGTTCCATGGGGTTACGGTTATTATAGTACAGAAAACAACAGAGATTATTTAATTGAAAATACAGCAACATATAACAAAAAATTTGTTGATGGTAAATTGAATGTAAATATTGTTGCTGGACAATCATTCCAGAATTGGCAATATGAAGACTCTTTTGTGCAAGGTGAAAACTTTCCATCTAATGACTTGAAATGGTTAGTTTCTGCAGCTACGATAAATAATGGTCGATCATATATGAATGAAATGTCATTGGCATCATTCTTTGGTAGAGCACAATTTAACTGGGATAACAGATATAACTTAATGCTATCAACAAGATATGATGGTTCTTCAAAATTCACACAAGACAATCGATGGGGGAATTTCCCAGCAGCATCTATTGGTTGGACGGTTTCTAATGAATCATTCTTCAATGTTCCTGTAATTAATGAACTTAAGTTTAGAGCTTCTTATGGTTTTACTGGTAATCAAACAGGAATTCCGTTCTCAGCTGGTTTAAATTTAATTAGTGCTGGAGAAAATCATAACCAAAATCCAGGAATGGCTGTTACAGATTTATTTGATCCAACCAGAAAATGGGAGAAAGGAGAATCTATGGACGCAGGTATGGATTTATCAATGTTCAATAGAAGAGTTAACTTGAATGTTGATGTTTATAACAAAACAACCAATGACCTTTTATATAGAATACCAGTGAACCAAGAAACAGGTTATCTTAATATGCTGACCAATGTTGGTTCTATCAATAATAAAGGAATTGAGGTTACTTTAGATACAAAATTGATCAAAGCAGATAAGTTCAGTTGGGATTTTGGAGCCAATTTCTCCTATAATAAAAATGTTGTAGAGACAATTGGTACCAAATCAGGACAGTTTACTACTGGGTTTGCCTCTATTGTAAAAGAAGGTGAGTCTTTAGGATCATTCTATTTACTTGAAGCTGTAGGTGTTGCAAGTGAAAAGTACGAGTATAAAGATAAAACTGGAAAAGTAACGAAAGTTGTTCAAGCTGGAGATATGATTTACAGAGATATCAATGGTGATGGTATAATTGATTCCAATGACAGACAAGTATTTAGCGGAGGTATTGCGCCAATGTATGGTGGTATTAGCACCAGAATATCTTATGGTATGATTGATTTATCTGCGAACGCACAATATTCTATTGGGAAAAAAGTGTACGCAATGTATAAAGAAAAACAAGTAGGAGGTGCTGCAGTAGGATATCCATCATTTTCTGAGAACATGCTTGGTGAACAAATGAATTACTGGACTCCAGAAAACATGGATACTAACGTGCCAAGACCTCACTATGCGAGTGTAATTTCTGCTTGGAATAATCAAAGATCAACTAGGTTCCTAGAAGATGCAGATTATCTTAGAATTACAGATATTACTTTAGGGGTGAATCTTCCTAAAGAGCAATTAGGATTTATTAAATCAATGAGAATTTATGCTCAAGTTAGAAATCCATTTACATTTACTAAATATTCAGGTGTTGATCCAGAAACTTATTATGTAGATCAGGCAGTTAAGGGTAGTCAAAATTCAGCAGATACGACTAAAATTTCATCTGGTGTAGACTCAAATGGTATTCCTAACGTAAAAATATACAGTTTAGGAATGAATATTAACTTCTAA
- a CDS encoding RagB/SusD family nutrient uptake outer membrane protein, whose product MNIKNIKTKQYFLLLVVAAFTVTSCNRDNIIELTPYNQISEDIAFSSKENIILSVNGMYQAATIGQYNNANPSSAGRGYPFGAAYFQQNDMRGEDMVNTASFYAVTYTGTWDPSGSLNTVYYWVDTYRLVNRANLVIEGVNKAIANGVISATEGNDYVGQALFFRAFSHYELLNFFARPYKHTADASHLGVPYRLKPSNSLTTIEENASLPRGTVAANYTQLLADLDQAESLMTSKTTRTPKNAIVYVAKEAAIALKTRVYLSKGDYPKVITEANKLNGLYTLESDPNAPFAKNYTNTESIFSLENSATNNPDVNGALASMYNGRSLIAISPIIWNQPTWLATDKRRSANMVRSAAGVLFTNKYKDTGTLTDASPLLRYSEVLLNRAEAKARTGDVTYLADLNTVRNRSLVAPATEQYASFATPADAVNAILMERRVEFLAEGLRWNTIHRLQQDNLTPTSGIPMKYRNGQNPTASDYQIGVPYVYKPTDVPAIPYSDHRYVWPIPTLETSANPVLAAQQNPGY is encoded by the coding sequence ATGAATATCAAAAATATCAAAACAAAACAATATTTTTTGTTACTGGTGGTTGCTGCTTTCACTGTCACCAGCTGTAATAGAGATAATATTATAGAACTGACTCCTTACAATCAGATTAGTGAGGATATAGCTTTCAGTTCGAAGGAGAATATCATACTCTCAGTTAATGGGATGTATCAGGCTGCCACAATTGGTCAGTATAATAACGCAAACCCTTCCTCGGCGGGTAGAGGATATCCTTTTGGCGCAGCGTACTTTCAGCAAAATGACATGCGTGGTGAAGATATGGTGAATACTGCCTCTTTCTACGCGGTGACTTACACTGGAACTTGGGATCCTTCTGGATCATTAAACACTGTATATTATTGGGTAGATACCTATAGACTTGTTAACCGTGCCAATCTTGTGATTGAAGGAGTTAATAAAGCAATAGCGAATGGAGTGATTTCCGCAACAGAAGGAAATGACTATGTGGGGCAAGCTTTATTTTTTAGAGCCTTCAGTCATTATGAGTTGTTGAATTTTTTCGCAAGACCATACAAACATACTGCAGATGCTTCTCATTTGGGAGTTCCTTATCGATTGAAACCGAGTAACTCGCTGACAACCATCGAAGAGAATGCAAGTCTTCCGAGAGGAACTGTAGCAGCAAACTACACTCAGCTTTTGGCAGATTTAGATCAGGCAGAGAGCTTGATGACATCTAAGACAACTAGAACCCCTAAGAATGCAATTGTTTACGTTGCTAAAGAAGCAGCAATTGCTTTAAAAACTCGCGTGTATTTAAGCAAGGGCGATTATCCTAAAGTTATTACAGAAGCTAATAAGCTGAATGGGCTTTACACATTAGAATCAGATCCTAATGCTCCGTTTGCCAAAAATTATACAAATACTGAAAGTATTTTCTCTCTTGAAAATTCCGCAACTAATAACCCAGATGTAAATGGTGCTTTAGCTTCTATGTATAATGGCAGAAGTTTAATAGCAATTAGTCCTATCATTTGGAATCAACCAACATGGTTAGCTACAGACAAGAGAAGGTCTGCAAATATGGTTAGAAGTGCGGCTGGTGTATTGTTTACGAATAAATATAAAGATACCGGAACACTTACAGATGCTTCGCCACTTCTAAGATATTCTGAGGTTCTTTTGAATAGAGCAGAGGCTAAGGCAAGAACTGGAGATGTTACTTATTTAGCAGATTTAAATACTGTAAGAAACAGATCTTTAGTTGCACCTGCTACTGAGCAATACGCCTCGTTTGCAACACCTGCAGATGCTGTTAATGCAATCTTGATGGAACGGAGAGTAGAGTTTTTAGCAGAAGGTCTTCGTTGGAATACTATTCACAGATTGCAGCAAGATAATCTTACCCCTACCTCAGGAATTCCGATGAAATATAGAAACGGACAGAATCCTACAGCATCAGATTATCAAATTGGAGTTCCATACGTATATAAACCTACAGATGTACCCGCTATTCCTTATAGTGATCACAGATATGTCTGGCCGATCCCAACATTGGAAACAAGTGCTAATCCAGTTTTAGCTGCACAGCAAAATCCTGGATATTAA
- a CDS encoding SusC/RagA family TonB-linked outer membrane protein, which translates to MNVKLRILTAGVLFFTGQAVVAQQDSTKTQNIEEVVVVGYGTQKKADVTSSISTVKGSDIANLNTPTFEAQLAGRASGVQVVSSSGDIGRAPTVRIRGVNTISSGTSPLYVVDGVPIFAGDTGGGNTYTNALADINPSDIESMTVLKDGAATAIYGSRAANGVILITTKKGKNGKFSVSYNNMLSIASVAERLDLLQTPDFLTISNEKAAAAGTVWARGSEFNTDWQKAVLRTGTQTDHFLSMTGGLGNGNYYASLGYTKQEGVIIPNGMERISMRMNADQKVTDWFKLSTNFSYSETSYKGLNNGYSSISGAMFSSIRQLPNTPIYDPRTPTGYNIFTEGTTSRVGQWDNFIPINSNLTNIAYIVNNNKYTSDLSRFIGSIAGDVKITDWLDYKLQVSKDRSVTTGFLYWNRIHGDGFSRGGYIDNNYLNLDRWNIQNILNFNKSFGSHNINVVLVNEYQKQKTNSFFADGQGLSSDFFGDVGVISGSYATQTSGGGATANGLISYAARLSYNFANKYFVQGTIRRDGLSSLPTANKWGNFPGVSLGWTVSNEEFMKDLSTLSEFKLRASYGKVGNTDIGNYPYLGLYNSFKYADYNGIGYSQAGNDQLKWETNTKKNLGADFGFLNNRISLSADYFINVNDGLILAVPLPPSLGVPGNSINKNIGSMENKGFEFSANADILKNENLKWNIGANLTLMHNKVTGLVDGKDIVQSQNGETAYLIREGESLRSLYGYKYWGVNAANGNPVYYKADGTLVQGNIANQAYYLFDPSNPGTLGAASSLANSDRQILGNTLPTYFGSVTTSLQYKRFDFSVMARFSGGNNIFNVTRRELLNQDFYNNGTEILGRWQSASNPGDGWTPKLHGGRGNFINLNGQATSRFVEKGDYVKIDNLTLGYSLDPDMLSSINLTKFRIYGVVQNAIMFTKYKGIDPEMENLGMDYNAVPRQRTISFGINATF; encoded by the coding sequence ATGAATGTGAAATTAAGAATTTTAACCGCAGGTGTTTTGTTTTTTACAGGACAGGCGGTAGTGGCACAGCAGGATTCGACCAAAACTCAAAATATTGAGGAGGTGGTTGTGGTTGGATATGGGACTCAAAAGAAAGCAGATGTAACCTCCTCGATCTCAACAGTGAAGGGGAGTGATATTGCTAACTTAAACACTCCTACATTCGAAGCGCAATTAGCGGGTCGTGCATCAGGAGTGCAAGTGGTAAGTAGCTCGGGTGATATTGGTAGAGCACCAACAGTGCGTATTCGAGGTGTCAATACGATATCCTCAGGGACATCTCCTTTATATGTGGTAGATGGAGTTCCTATTTTTGCCGGTGATACCGGTGGAGGGAATACCTATACTAATGCATTGGCGGATATCAATCCTTCAGATATTGAATCCATGACGGTTCTGAAAGATGGTGCAGCTACTGCTATTTATGGATCACGTGCCGCAAATGGTGTTATTTTAATCACTACGAAAAAAGGGAAAAATGGAAAATTCTCTGTGTCCTACAATAACATGCTTAGTATAGCAAGTGTTGCGGAGAGATTAGATCTTTTACAGACTCCGGACTTCTTGACAATTTCTAATGAAAAAGCTGCAGCGGCGGGAACGGTGTGGGCAAGAGGTAGTGAATTTAATACAGATTGGCAAAAAGCGGTGCTTAGAACAGGTACGCAAACTGATCATTTCTTATCGATGACAGGTGGTCTTGGAAACGGTAACTATTACGCTTCTCTAGGATATACCAAACAGGAAGGTGTTATTATACCAAATGGGATGGAGAGGATTTCAATGAGAATGAATGCGGATCAAAAAGTAACAGATTGGTTTAAACTCAGCACAAATTTTTCATACTCGGAAACATCATATAAAGGTTTAAATAATGGATATAGTTCTATATCTGGAGCAATGTTCAGTTCAATACGTCAATTGCCAAATACACCTATCTATGATCCACGTACTCCGACCGGATATAATATTTTCACAGAAGGTACAACAAGTAGAGTTGGACAGTGGGATAACTTTATTCCAATAAACAGTAATCTTACAAACATTGCATACATCGTAAATAATAATAAGTATACCTCTGATCTTTCCAGATTTATTGGGAGTATCGCTGGAGATGTGAAAATAACCGATTGGTTGGATTATAAATTGCAGGTAAGTAAAGACCGCTCTGTAACTACTGGTTTTCTTTATTGGAACCGCATCCATGGTGATGGGTTTTCGCGAGGCGGGTATATTGATAATAATTATCTGAACCTTGACCGTTGGAATATTCAAAATATTTTAAATTTTAATAAAAGTTTTGGTTCTCATAATATTAATGTAGTATTGGTTAACGAATATCAAAAGCAAAAAACAAATAGTTTCTTTGCTGATGGACAAGGATTATCCTCCGATTTCTTTGGAGATGTTGGGGTGATTTCTGGTTCATATGCAACCCAAACTTCTGGAGGGGGAGCTACAGCCAATGGTCTTATTTCTTACGCGGCTAGATTAAGTTATAATTTTGCAAATAAGTATTTTGTTCAGGGAACAATTAGGAGAGATGGTTTGTCTTCTCTGCCAACTGCAAATAAATGGGGTAACTTTCCAGGAGTTTCACTTGGATGGACGGTTTCGAATGAAGAATTTATGAAAGATTTAAGTACGCTTTCTGAATTTAAATTAAGAGCATCTTATGGAAAAGTAGGGAATACTGATATCGGAAACTATCCATATTTAGGATTGTACAACAGTTTCAAGTACGCGGATTACAATGGTATTGGTTACTCACAAGCTGGTAATGACCAACTTAAATGGGAGACAAATACCAAGAAAAACTTAGGTGCTGATTTTGGTTTTTTAAACAACAGAATCTCGCTAAGTGCTGACTATTTTATTAATGTGAATGATGGTTTGATCCTTGCGGTTCCATTGCCGCCATCTTTAGGGGTTCCTGGTAATTCAATAAATAAGAATATTGGGAGTATGGAAAACAAAGGTTTTGAGTTTTCTGCCAATGCTGATATCCTTAAAAATGAAAACTTAAAATGGAACATTGGAGCTAATTTAACTTTAATGCATAATAAAGTTACAGGTCTTGTAGATGGTAAAGATATTGTACAGTCTCAAAATGGTGAAACGGCGTACCTCATTAGAGAAGGAGAGTCTTTAAGATCTCTTTACGGATATAAATATTGGGGAGTAAATGCGGCAAATGGTAATCCTGTTTATTATAAAGCTGATGGTACTTTGGTGCAAGGTAATATTGCAAATCAAGCATATTATTTATTTGATCCGTCAAATCCTGGTACATTAGGTGCAGCCTCTTCTTTGGCTAATTCTGATAGACAGATTTTGGGAAATACCCTTCCAACTTATTTTGGATCGGTAACCACTTCGTTACAGTATAAAAGATTTGATTTCAGCGTAATGGCAAGATTTAGCGGAGGAAATAATATTTTCAATGTTACAAGAAGAGAATTGCTAAATCAGGATTTTTATAACAATGGAACGGAAATCTTAGGAAGATGGCAAAGTGCCAGTAATCCTGGAGATGGATGGACTCCAAAATTACACGGAGGTAGAGGCAATTTTATTAATTTAAATGGACAAGCAACCTCGAGATTTGTTGAAAAAGGTGACTATGTGAAAATTGATAATCTTACTTTAGGTTATTCTTTAGACCCTGACATGTTATCAAGTATTAATCTTACTAAATTTAGAATATATGGCGTAGTACAGAACGCTATAATGTTTACAAAGTATAAAGGGATTGATCCCGAGATGGAAAATCTAGGTATGGATTATAATGCAGTACCAAGACAAAGAACAATTTCATTTGGGATTAACGCAACTTTCTAA